One segment of Micromonospora parathelypteridis DNA contains the following:
- a CDS encoding peroxiredoxin produces the protein MLTVGDRFPEYELTACVSLDANKAFETINHKSHEGKWRVVFFWPKDFTFICPTEIAEFGRLNGEFADRDAQVLGASVDNEFVHYAWRKDHPDLRELPFPMLSDIKRELSAACGVLGEDGVAQRATFIVDPNNEIQFAMVTAGSVGRNVSEVLRVLDALQTDELCPCNWNKGGETLDANALLASAGV, from the coding sequence GTGCTCACTGTCGGTGACCGCTTCCCTGAGTACGAACTCACCGCCTGCGTATCGCTGGACGCCAACAAGGCGTTCGAGACGATCAACCACAAGTCCCACGAGGGCAAGTGGCGGGTGGTCTTCTTCTGGCCGAAGGACTTCACGTTCATCTGCCCGACGGAGATCGCCGAGTTCGGTCGACTCAATGGCGAGTTCGCCGACCGGGATGCACAGGTCCTCGGGGCGTCCGTGGACAACGAGTTCGTCCACTACGCGTGGCGCAAGGATCACCCGGACCTTCGGGAGCTGCCGTTCCCGATGCTCAGCGACATCAAGCGCGAGCTCTCCGCCGCCTGCGGCGTGCTCGGCGAGGACGGCGTGGCCCAGCGGGCCACCTTCATCGTCGACCCGAACAACGAGATCCAGTTCGCCATGGTCACCGCCGGCTCGGTCGGCCGTAACGTCTCCGAGGTGCTGCGGGTGCTCGACGCCCTGCAGACCGACGAGCTGTGCCCCTGCAACTGGAACAAGGGCGGCGAGACCCTCGACGCCAACGCGCTCCTCGCCAGCGCCGGGGTCTGA
- a CDS encoding PRC-barrel domain-containing protein — MDRIDPHATHAGPDPLRGGDQGAVPGGAPAGTFDPWRYRDQAGVADADLVGYKVEATDGGIGKIDSASHEVDGSYLVVDTGTWIFGKKVLLPAGTVNQVDHDQRVVSIDRTRDQIKAAPEYDESSHSDPSYRDQLGGYYDETYGALPPGTAR; from the coding sequence ATGGACAGGATCGATCCGCACGCCACCCACGCCGGGCCGGACCCGCTGCGTGGCGGTGACCAGGGCGCCGTGCCCGGCGGCGCGCCGGCCGGCACGTTCGACCCCTGGCGCTACCGGGACCAGGCTGGGGTCGCCGATGCTGACCTGGTCGGCTACAAGGTCGAGGCGACCGACGGTGGAATTGGCAAGATCGACAGCGCCAGCCACGAGGTGGACGGGAGCTACCTGGTGGTGGACACCGGCACCTGGATCTTCGGCAAGAAGGTGCTGCTGCCGGCCGGCACCGTCAACCAGGTCGACCACGACCAACGCGTTGTCTCCATCGACCGCACCCGGGACCAGATCAAGGCCGCCCCGGAGTACGACGAGAGCAGCCACAGCGATCCGAGCTACCGGGATCAGTTGGGCGGCTACTACGACGAGACGTACGGCGCGCTCCCGCCGGGGACGGCACGGTAG
- a CDS encoding endonuclease/exonuclease/phosphatase family protein: protein MLCWLTVVPTALWAAVRLVGLDRGPLVQALAFTPYVAGFSVLALALALALRRWWPAAVAALAAVALVGVVAPRALAAPQPAAAGPTVRLLTANLLAGAGDEGTLVELVRRHQVDVLTVQEFTPEAQAALDQLGLDQLLPHRQLNPEIGTPGSGLYSRWPVTDVGLRRNLNGWGFTQAYGTVTVPGAPPVRVESAHPSAPYALDQVGPWRADLTAQPPATPDGGLQILAGDFNATLDHSPLRALLRSGYVDAADAAGEGLTGTWGPYDGDLIPPVTIDHVLVDKRIAVRSVRVFALPGSDHRPVLATLTLPTP from the coding sequence GTGCTCTGCTGGCTGACGGTCGTACCGACAGCCCTCTGGGCCGCCGTCCGCCTGGTCGGTCTGGACCGGGGGCCGCTGGTGCAGGCGCTCGCCTTCACGCCGTACGTCGCCGGCTTCAGCGTGCTGGCCCTGGCTCTCGCGCTCGCCCTGCGGCGCTGGTGGCCGGCGGCGGTCGCGGCCCTGGCGGCGGTGGCACTGGTCGGCGTCGTCGCCCCCCGGGCACTGGCCGCACCGCAGCCCGCGGCGGCCGGGCCGACGGTGCGGCTGCTCACCGCCAACCTGCTCGCCGGGGCCGGCGACGAGGGGACGCTGGTCGAGCTGGTCCGGCGGCACCAGGTGGACGTGCTCACCGTGCAGGAGTTCACGCCGGAGGCGCAGGCCGCTCTGGACCAGCTCGGCCTCGACCAACTACTGCCCCACCGGCAGCTCAACCCGGAGATCGGCACACCCGGCTCCGGGCTCTACTCGCGGTGGCCGGTCACCGACGTCGGCCTTCGGCGCAACCTCAACGGCTGGGGCTTCACCCAGGCGTACGGGACAGTCACCGTCCCCGGCGCGCCCCCGGTTCGCGTCGAGTCGGCCCACCCCTCGGCCCCGTACGCGCTGGACCAGGTCGGCCCATGGCGTGCCGACCTGACCGCCCAACCACCGGCCACCCCGGACGGTGGCCTGCAGATCCTCGCCGGGGACTTCAACGCCACCCTCGACCACAGCCCACTGCGGGCCCTGCTGCGCAGCGGTTACGTCGACGCCGCCGACGCCGCCGGGGAGGGCTTGACCGGCACCTGGGGTCCCTACGACGGTGATCTCATCCCACCGGTGACCATCGACCACGTGCTGGTCGACAAGCGCATCGCGGTCCGCTCGGTGCGGGTGTTCGCCCTACCCGGCAGCGACCACCGCCCCGTCCTAGCAACCCTGACCCTCCCAACCCCCTAA
- the cimA gene encoding citramalate synthase has protein sequence MTFQVYDTTLRDGAQREGLTYSVVDKLAVARLLDEFGVGFIEGGWPGAVPKDTEFFRRARTELDLRHAVLVAFGATRKAGVAVADDPQVRALLDAQTPAVALVAKADTRHVERALRTTGAENLSMIHDTVSHLVREGRRVFVDGEHFFDGYRHDPAYGAAVVQTALAAGAERMVLCDTNGGMLPSQVTAAIVDLTDRLGIDAGLLGMHAQNDTSCAVANTIAAVEAGVRHVQGTANGYGERPGNADIFAVVANLQLKLGMPVLPEGCLAQMVRVSHAIAEIANIAPDTHQAYAGAAAFAHKAGLHASAIKVDPLLYNHVDPSVVGNDMRILVTEMAGRASVELKSRELGLDLAGRPEALTRVTKRVKELEAGGWSFEAADASFELLVRSELPEGGPARPFTLESYRVLVEHREDGAVVSEATVKIRVRGERVIATAEGNGPVNALDEALRVGLARHYPQLRTFELADYKVRILEGSHGTGAVTRVLLETADGTGRDWTTVGVHPNVVEASWHALIDALTYGLAPAPVQPRP, from the coding sequence ATGACGTTCCAGGTCTACGACACGACGTTGCGCGACGGCGCCCAGCGCGAGGGGCTCACCTACTCGGTGGTCGACAAACTGGCGGTGGCCCGGCTGCTCGACGAGTTCGGCGTCGGCTTCATCGAGGGCGGCTGGCCAGGCGCGGTGCCCAAGGACACCGAGTTCTTCCGCCGGGCGCGCACCGAACTGGACCTGCGGCACGCCGTACTGGTCGCGTTCGGCGCCACCCGCAAGGCCGGTGTCGCGGTCGCCGACGACCCGCAGGTGCGCGCCCTGCTGGACGCGCAGACCCCGGCGGTGGCACTGGTCGCCAAGGCCGACACCCGGCACGTCGAGCGCGCGCTGCGCACCACCGGCGCGGAGAACCTGTCGATGATCCACGACACCGTCAGCCATCTCGTCCGTGAGGGCCGACGGGTCTTCGTCGACGGCGAACACTTCTTCGACGGCTACCGGCACGACCCCGCGTACGGCGCGGCCGTGGTGCAGACCGCACTGGCTGCCGGCGCCGAGCGGATGGTGCTCTGCGACACCAACGGCGGCATGCTGCCGTCCCAGGTGACCGCTGCCATCGTCGATCTGACCGACAGGCTGGGAATCGACGCCGGGCTGCTCGGCATGCACGCGCAGAACGACACCTCCTGCGCGGTGGCCAACACGATCGCCGCCGTGGAGGCGGGAGTCCGCCACGTCCAGGGCACCGCCAACGGGTACGGCGAACGTCCGGGTAACGCCGACATCTTCGCGGTCGTCGCCAACCTCCAACTCAAGCTGGGCATGCCGGTCCTACCGGAGGGCTGCCTGGCGCAGATGGTGCGGGTCTCGCACGCCATCGCCGAGATCGCCAACATCGCCCCCGACACCCACCAGGCGTACGCCGGGGCTGCCGCCTTCGCTCACAAGGCGGGGCTGCACGCGAGCGCGATCAAGGTCGACCCGTTGCTCTACAACCACGTGGACCCGTCGGTGGTGGGCAACGACATGCGGATCCTGGTGACCGAGATGGCCGGCCGGGCCAGCGTCGAGCTCAAGAGTCGCGAGCTCGGTCTGGACCTGGCCGGCCGTCCGGAGGCGCTGACCCGGGTCACCAAGCGGGTCAAGGAGTTGGAGGCGGGGGGCTGGTCCTTCGAGGCCGCGGACGCCTCCTTCGAGCTGCTGGTCCGCTCCGAACTGCCGGAGGGTGGCCCGGCCCGACCGTTCACTCTGGAGTCGTACCGGGTGTTGGTCGAGCACCGTGAGGACGGCGCGGTGGTCTCCGAGGCAACCGTCAAGATCCGGGTACGCGGTGAGCGGGTGATCGCCACCGCCGAGGGCAACGGCCCGGTCAACGCCCTCGACGAGGCGCTGCGGGTGGGGCTGGCCCGGCACTACCCACAGCTGCGAACGTTCGAGCTGGCCGACTACAAGGTGCGCATCCTCGAGGGCAGCCACGGCACCGGCGCGGTGACCCGGGTGCTGCTGGAAACGGCCGACGGCACCGGCCGAGACTGGACCACGGTAGGTGTGCACCCCAACGTGGTCGAGGCCAGCTGGCACGCCCTGATCGACGCCCTCACCTACGGCCTGGCCCCCGCCCCCGTCCAACCCCGTCCCTGA
- a CDS encoding carboxymuconolactone decarboxylase family protein: protein MGLDAIKAALPEYAKDIKLNLGSTVGTSTLTPVQTWGTALACAVAARNPLVLREIAAEALGHLGPEGVEAAKGAAAIMAMNNIYYRSKHLIGDEQYASMPARLRMQIIARPGVDKGDFELWCLAVSAITGCGVCLESHEKTLRGSGFTREQVHEALRISAVVHAAAVTLDAEAALA from the coding sequence ATGGGTCTGGACGCGATCAAGGCGGCCCTGCCGGAGTACGCCAAGGACATCAAGCTCAACCTGGGCTCCACGGTCGGCACCTCGACGCTGACCCCGGTGCAGACCTGGGGCACCGCGCTGGCCTGTGCGGTGGCCGCCCGCAACCCGCTGGTGCTGCGGGAGATCGCGGCCGAGGCCCTCGGGCACCTCGGGCCGGAGGGTGTCGAGGCGGCCAAGGGCGCCGCGGCGATCATGGCGATGAACAACATCTACTACCGTTCCAAGCACCTCATCGGCGACGAGCAGTACGCCTCGATGCCGGCCCGGCTGCGGATGCAGATCATCGCGCGGCCCGGTGTGGACAAGGGCGACTTCGAGCTCTGGTGCCTCGCCGTGTCGGCCATCACCGGCTGTGGGGTGTGCCTGGAGTCGCACGAGAAGACGCTGCGCGGCAGCGGCTTCACCCGCGAGCAGGTACACGAGGCCCTGCGGATCTCCGCCGTGGTGCACGCCGCGGCGGTCACCCTGGACGCCGAGGCCGCACTGGCCTGA